taaatataaatcatattatgcaaagcattattcaataataataagttttattattgatatttatttgtttaaaaatatttttgtcaacACGGCTACTTTCATTAGGCCCATactattcacaatttcacaccTAGCGACCCCAGTTACGAAGGATAAACTATTGAAATCCAATGGTCTCCTTAATTTTAACTTTCATAATTCATTAATATGCATAaacaaatataagaataaaaattagcattacttttttttttgaaagagaaagATTATCATTACTTAAgtacattaaaatataaaagaaatattaaactaTTTAACCATATATTAATTTAAGGTATACATTTGTGATAGCATGAGCTTGTGAGTACCTTGGTAATATTACAAGagagaaggggaaaaaagtACGGACACCATCACACAACCTCACAAACACCCAGAAAATGAAATTCCCCAAGTTAGCCAATGAGGAAACGCAAaggaaaaatgataaaatgggAGGATCAAACAACAAAGTATacgtctttattttttaaatttctcctACTGGTGGGTAGTCTACTGCCTAGGAAGAAGAAGCATTGAGGTTCTTCAAGAGCAAATGAAGATGGGTCATACTCTTGAGAATAATTCCTCAAAATACATAGactcatttgagaaattaatatcacttaacatatatttttctatacataTAAGGCTTGAGATTAACATATGATAACATACTTAAAAAGCATAATTATCTACTAATCATATCTTCATATCATACGATGTTGATGGCACACCAAAGGACATTGCTTCAAAAGAAAGTTTTCCcaaatttatcataaaacaataaaagaaaaattacattacATTAACATTTCTTgaggttttataaaattatataaacatttactctcttttttaatCATGACAGTAACTTCTCTTATAGGAGTGTTAgtgtaatatataaaagaatatttcatatattttcatATGACTCTTCACTATTACTATGTTTTAAAACTAGAGATACAACTTGTGCTTATGATTACCATCATCATATCATATGACTTATCAATATTTCAATGACTTTCACAGTATTATAACCTTCATTGATGgtataaatgattttaaaaacaattttttattcaagGATCAAACTACAAACTTTTGTCACATAAATATCTACTTGCGtctataaaaacttaaaatgtaCTTAAGCAAAAACAATTaaacacaaaatattaatatattagtctctaaattatttgaaaatttttaattaagtccttgtatatttttttaagtttttaattagatCCCTAAattcttaaacttttttaattgaGTTCTTAAACACATTTTCGTTAGAGTCTCCTTAATCCTTAAACtcattgaaaattttcaaataatttataaatttggtcACTAGTTTAACTATTAAAGattattacttatttattttacaaaaccCTAATAACAATATGGtagaaactaattaaaaataatttataaattaaaggaCTTAATTACAAactttaaattaagaaatttaggGTAACTCACctttgattttagttttattttctaaaaacgtATTTATAAATGCGAAATTACTTCTCACGCCATCGTTTGGGTGAAATTGCAAGACCCTGTCCCTGTGTAGTGTGTAGTCACCAAACAAACATGGCGAAAAAGGCAAAAGGGTCTCACTCTGCTTCTTCTGCCTCTGCATCTTCTTCGTCCGAGTACCCGTTTCTCttcactttctctttctttctcaatcTCCATTCCTTACTCTGTTCTGTTTCATTTTCTCTGTGCTCCCCTATGGAACCCAGAAAAGGAATGGTCAAATAACAGAataaagttttgattttttgtatatttttcaaaaattttgctATGACCATCTGATTTCTCTCATTTGGGTCAATGTGTTTTTCATAAGTTTAGTTACTTGAATTTTTATTGTCACTATACTTTGGATGAATTTTGCTCCCTTTGCTATTCAAAGTGTAGTTATTAAGGGGGTAAATTCCTTTGAAGAAAGAGACAATTGTTATTCTGTCGTCGTTTtttctgttttgcattttttaagTGTTTGTATTGTTTCAAATGCTGGGAAACTGAAGTTGGTCGTTTGAGAATactctttatttcttttgatcGAGTTTTGCATCCCCTGAGAGATTGGAATTCAACATTTAATTGTTCAAGAGTTGAGGAAAGAAAGGGTAAATAGATGATAAAAGTTGGGTGGGATTCTGCTTTGATATTTATGTTATGGATTCAGACTTTATACCAGAAACTGAATACAATGATGGCATTTTGAAGTTTTAATGGGTTTATAGGTTTACTCTTCTGGCTTCAGGTGTTTTATTTTTGAGAAGGGCCTGCTGGATTGATAATTACAGATAAATATGTTATTCTGAAATAGTTTCCGTAACTAAATGCTATGTTACAACGGATTTTTCAGCAAACTAGTGCTGAGGATTAAATCAAATGAGGGGACCAAGAGATCAGTGCGGCAAACTAATTCAAGAAAGAAACTTAAAGCAAAGCAAAAGAAGaacaaacaaaagtttgatgCTATGAAACCCAGGAAACCTCCTACAGCTTTCTTCTACTTCTTGTACAGCTACTTTTGTtctccctttttctttatttatgctAGTTACATGTAATCTTTTATGAGGTGTTAGCTATTCTTTGTTTCTCATGTGTTAGAATTGTTTGTGGAAAATGTAAACTTTATCAGAATTTAGCTAGTTTCATGTATGTTTTTTCTAGATATCTGCTATACCCATAGCTAGATTTGTATATCTTGAGTTTCTGAAAtattaagctctcttgaaaCTGAATATTAGTAGTTTATCGTTAGAATGAACAAACTATGATTGATGTTATATGTTTACTTTCTTTTGCCATCTGGCTGATCCTTGGAATTTTAATTTACCTTTGGAGGCAATGTCATCTCTAAAGTAGATGAGACTCATTctatttaatgtattttcacTTTTCAATGTATGCAGGATTTGATAGTAGAATATATTTAGCTCTAGACGAATAATATTGAGGTCATTATTTGATGTTAGCACATATAAAACCTCAAGTCAGTTTTGAATGCATAACCGCATCATGTTCAAGAGTAAAAAAGACCATTTATCTTTAAACATGATTGTTGTGACATTTAAACATGGTTTTCTTGTGATAGTTTCCTTTCCTTGTTTctatcttgttttattgttctatGTTCAACTTCAATATACTGCTATttactttatagtttatatGTAGCACTGCCGCTGAACCTTGCGTAGTGGCCATATTTAACAACCAACTGCTTCTTTCTTATATGGAAAGTCTTATCTTCAAAATTGTTATGTTTACCGGAAgttctttttcattcttaaggGAGGATTTTCGTAAAGAATTTCAAGAGCAGAATCCAGATGTAAAGTCAATGCGTGATGTATGTGTGGAATCCATTCTATTAGTatttcttctaatttattttatatttttaattgctcAAGAAGCAAGATTGTTGCACAATTGatcatttacaaattttaaatttctcgaaAGCCCATACAACATAAAAGTTAAGCATCAATCTTTAAAATTTGACTGTTGTTTTAAGAATTAGTGAGAAGTCTTTATACTTCTCTTTTTTTGTGAAACTAGCCAGctctatcattatcatttgcaaattaatataattcttttttgttttattctacCCTTTGTTCATTCAGATTGGCAAGGCATGTGGAGAGAAGTGGAAAACAATGACTTATGAGGTTAGTTTTCTTTCGTAGCCTCTcctttttttattgacttgaatttcgttattaacttattatgattgtGGTGTTTGATGGCTGAAAACAGAGAGAATTAAGCATGTGAGGAAGTAGaacattttcttccttttagcATATAGCTATAGCGCAGAAGTATTAGAACTGTTTCCTCTGATTAAAATTCTGGGGTGAACTCAGATTTAATGCAGAATTAGATTAAGATATTGGGTACATGAAATTTAGCTCTGTTCTTCAGTTTTAGAAATGGTATACTGAGAATttatcaccaaaaaaaatatatgtaattctTTAGTTTCTTGCATTGTTAAATGGTCGTGCCACAGCAGAATGGCACTGCATATTTTATGGTAGATAAAATCGATGAAACTTTGGTCTTTAACCAATCTGAATGACATCATGTAATCCATTTAGCTGACCTCATCTGGTGGGATAAagctttgtttttgttgttgttggaaggTTGAGATAGTGTGAGGTTTTATAGAACCTAGGGCTCCCCAACTACAACTACTTTTTTTGGTGTGTTTCTCCTAAAGTTTTTCTCAGTCCCCATGCTCATTtgctgatcttcattctaaatCAATATAGAACTAGTCTTTGAAGTTTGTTTCCTGTTTGGTGACTTGGCAAAAAGGAGAATTTAGTTTGCATATAGTTTATTCGTTTAGGTctgagcaaaaacaaaaaatcattttggCCGAGTTCTATATTAATGACACTTGTATCTAACAGGAGAAGGTACAATACTATGATATAGCAACAAAAAAACGTGAAGAATTTGATAGCGCAATGGCAGAATTTAACAAGAAAATGGTATGCAATCTGTCATTTTCCTGGCTAATGAGCTGACTCTTATTTTCCCAGTTATGGaatatacaatttattttctgCTTCTTGGCAGGAAAATGGCGAGTTTGACGAAACTGATGATGAATCAGAGTTTGATGAGTAAAGCCACCCTTATTTTTCTTACTAGGTTGGATCTGTATTAACTGAAACTACTTGGACTAACAGTTGTACATTCAGTTATCATCAGCTTTTTTCTGTCCTTGCTGATACTTATAATTTCTGTGTGTcatatgttaaatatatttgttgtatttagatgtttaatATGGCAATTTGggttctgtcaaaaaaaaaagaggcaatTTGGGCATATATATTGAGATATTGAATGCTTAGTAAAACGCTAAGTAGAAAGAGAACATAACTCTAGCACTTCATTGATTCATTTATATGTAACAAGATTTCCTTGTGTCAACCTCGTACCTAGAGATACCTCCAAATTGATTCGGTGTATTTTATTATGCAATAGCTCTGCTGTGTTTCAATGTCGGAGACGAGTGATGTTTAAATTATAGAATTAAAGatgtattttataatatatgttgtattattaatatatatatttgtttaaaaaattatatttttagaaaatatatgatattgaATTGGATTAAAATGACTCGAAGTATAATTTAAACTTGTTCTTGAAATAcatcaaataaaatttcttaaacTCAAATCCATAAAATATAACTTAAGCTTGGGTCGGATTGGCATAATTGCATAAACACTTAATGTATACAGTTTCAATTATAATAATCCTTTCacgccttttttttttctcttcgcACAACCTGCGCCagccttatatatatatataattgcccTTTTACAGAAATTAGGTTCTATAATGTAAACAAAAATACCAGCCATGACAGCACATAATGCTTTGTTTAACTCTCCTCTTCAATAGAATGTTTTGTACAATGAAAAATGGCGTTACTATACATTGTCGTATACATCAATTTCTTATACCCAGACATACacataaatataagaaattgaTGTATACTATTTGTGTCATATTATTGTTAATAGTAAATCCATAAATAATAATCACTGCACTGACACATCAATTCTTGTAATACAAAAACTACGGATAATAACAAGCCTAATAACTAGCATTTTTATctgttaaaatattaattcctTTGTAGCAAGCAAAACCTTCTAGCACACGAATTTGGCGAAACAATACATAATTTCCCTAAGCATCCGTTTGTTTGCATTTGCATTGAAAGAGAgcggaaaaaaagtgaaatgaaCTATAAATGATGTAAGATCCAGAGTTTTACACTCTACTTCAATTCAAAACTTTTATTTCAATTCACTTTTATTCCATTTCTTTTCACTCACTGTACCAAACGTACCCTAAACTGACCAACTCCACCCATTCATGAAGCAAAATTCCAATAGGTCactatttcttttaattctttgacATAGCGGGATCAACATCCACACAGGAACACAAATATTTGGATCAGAGAACAAGTCCAAAATATAAAGGACAAAGAAATATGGAACCTAAAGTTCTTACTATTAAGAAAGGATTCAAATTTTCTTTGCATGTTTTATTCACTACCTACACCTCCTTCATCTGTTTCTTGCAACATAAACTACTGCCTTTGAGTTTCTACTGCATGTGTAGTGGATATCCGAAATGGTGCCTGCAATGAATTAGCAATGCTTCTGACCTCAGCAATCATAGCAACCACATCATTAAGTCTATTAACTGCAGAGCCTACACCCTGTAATTTGGAAACAATGATCAATAACTTGCCACCAGAAAGGTAGAATATTACATAGGTATAGTAAGGTTTATCAGTTTATGAATGCtataagaaattatattaagaagaaATTCAATAACAATCCATACCACGCCAGCAGCCCCAGCAGTTATAGCCATAGGTGCTGTGACAGCGCTTAACCCTGATGAGCACATGACGGGGATCTTAACAGCATGTGATATAGAATATGCTGCTGCTAAAGTTGGTGTTGCCTACAATCACCAGTAATTAGAAATTTGGTAATTTAACGAAGGATTCGTCATAATCAACTATCATTTACCAATGCAACAATCCGTATGAATGTAaagaaacattaattattaattgctTTAAGGGCTGAAAATGTAGTTTCGGTATGAAGTTTGGGGGGACAAAAGCATTAACAAGCTATTTAGAATGCCAAAGTTGTAAATACAGTCAAGCACATCGTACAGAAACGGCCAATAGCATATCAAGATTTGGAGTTGTCACATACAAGAGCGAATGCAGCACATCTCTAATATGTTGATTTACGTTGTGTAATGTCATTGATGCTGTTTTAGCCATTTTTTTGGCACTAACATTCTTCAGCTGAGATTTACATTTTCAAATCTCCAGCAATGAAGATGTAGGCAATAGGAAAAAATTCATAAGtgaatcaaacatatttttctaGTTACCTTCTCAATCAAACCCATAACACCAGATTGTGTAGGATTAGAACATTTTCCTCCCTCAGTTTGAATAATATCTACACCTACTTGCTCCAGTGACTCTGCAAGCTTGACCTGTTATGGatgtaaatttatttacatGCACAAATAAACATTGATAGTATCAACATAATTGTGCACTCTGAAATAGTCAAAATGCTGCTTGTAACCTGATCAGGGAGGCTTAGTGTGTGTGGAACAGTAACAGACAAGACTACAGATGGAAGTATCCTCCTTGTCTCCTTTGTTAGACCTAGAATCTGCAAAAAAGGAtagatcattaaaataaaaaataaagtgcaAGCTTCTATTTGTGTGTTATAGAATGGTAATTAACATTACTTTAGAGTTAGCAAGAGAAATTCAGATGGAACTATTTCTGAGAGACCAGAAAAAGGCCAAACATTGTGACTAcacattcaaaatattttattaacttgcatacaaaaaaggaaaagaataagTTGACTAGATACAATATCTTTATAAATGCCTTGCTCTACTAGTTAAGTTGTCCGCTAAATATCTCCAAATACTCTATCTCTATTCTTTACTgatcaataaatataatagtatatctttattatatagataacaaaatctttttttaaaatatatatattgtgatctGTATTAGCATCTGACCCTCACAACCCCTTCATTGCTTCTCTACCTTTTCCCTGAAGCACTGACACTAATACACCTACATGTACATGCATATATAGATTATATATAATCTTGTTCCTTAAGTCTTAGTAGCTATCATAATCACTTTGTTTCTTATGAAGCAATCAAACAGGATATTTGTGCTCTGGGTGAAAAGTTTGACTTTTTGTCTAGTTGGAGTTCAAATCAAATTTtcgctcaaatat
This genomic interval from Glycine max cultivar Williams 82 chromosome 5, Glycine_max_v4.0, whole genome shotgun sequence contains the following:
- the LOC100305607 gene encoding HMG-box domain-containing DNA-binding protein, which gives rise to MAKKAKGSHSASSASASSSSDKLVLRIKSNEGTKRSVRQTNSRKKLKAKQKKNKQKFDAMKPRKPPTAFFYFLEDFRKEFQEQNPDVKSMRDIGKACGEKWKTMTYEEKVQYYDIATKKREEFDSAMAEFNKKMENGEFDETDDESEFDE